One Niabella beijingensis DNA window includes the following coding sequences:
- a CDS encoding CusA/CzcA family heavy metal efflux RND transporter, giving the protein MLNKIIEFSIKNKLIIGLFMLALIGYGVYEVQRLPIDAVPDITNNQVQVITTAPALGAPDVERLITFPIEQVNNNIPGLLELRSFSRFGLSVVTIVFDDNTDIYWARQQVAERLQQAQEQIPKEFGTPVLAPVTTGLGEIYQYTVRPKKGYENKYNAMELRTIQDWIVRRQLLGVKGVAEVSSFGGLLKQYEIAVTPEKLMAYNITIGDVFSALEKNNQNTGGAYIEKGPTILFIRSEGLVGNMDDIQNIVVKNLPDGTPLLIRDIAEVHFGNAPRYGAMTYNGQQQVSGAVVMMLKGANSNEVIKNIKQRIAQIEKTLPEGVTIDPFLDRTKMVNNAISTVTRNLMEGALIVIFVLVLFLGNLRAGLLVASVIPLSMLFAIILMNTFGVSGNLMSLGALDFGLIVDGAVIIVEAVMHKLSHSKRFRNVNNLSQPEMDKEVQTSASGMMNSAVFGQIIILIVYLPIFTLEGIEGKMFKPMAQTVAFALLGAFILSLTYIPMMSTLFLSKKITHKQTFSDRMMGRLERFFQKYLTKLLRYQKAVLATVLGLFVAAAFVLTTLGGEFIPSLPEGDFAVDTRVLPGSNLNTSIDAVSKASKIILEKFPEVEKVVGKTGSSEVPTDPMAVDASDMMIILKPRSEWTSAQTYPELEAKISKELEAVPGVSFGFQYPVAMRFNELISGARQDVVCKIFGENLDTLASYANKLGKICNTVKGSEALYVEAVTGMPQIVVKYNRAAIAQYGMNISDINRVVNAAFAGESSGMVYEGEKRFDLVVRLTGDKRKKLEDVQHLLVATPQGTQIPLSTVASVDIEEGLNQIQRENSQRRIIAGFNVRGRDIQSTVHELQQKVQQQIKLPPGYYITYGGAFENLEAAKQRLYVAVPVSLVLIFLLLFFAFRSVKQGLLIYTSIPLSAIGGIFALAIRGISFSVSAGIGFIALFGVAVLNGIVLLGEFNRLKKEGYTDLKRIVIMGTKTRLRPVLMTAFVASLGFLPMALSHGEGAEVQRPLATVVIGGLLIATFLTLFVLPILYMMFNKGVSISKKATGVVSVLLLLMATNANAQIPITLQQAIDTALTNNRSVKNERLKTEYRQKLIQSGTSIPATQVFGEYGQINSFYKDTRLGISQTINFPTVYKRQKELLNEEWKSSVLNVGVQEAQLKKQVAQVFYTLVYLQQKKALLQKNDTLFAEFLDKATLRFNKGESNVLEKTTAENQRGQIRLQLSQLEKDIEILQLQFQLLLNTETVFVPSENAILENNIAGIDTATLAAHPAMQFLKQQQQIAQAATKMERSKLSPDLTLGYNITGMKGMGADDKVYNSTPRFQAVQVGLGIPIFTGGQKAKINAAKINEEVAAKDYELNLKSFEAAFASALKQYQKYQEAVAYFENTALKNSETITTTANKQFLNGDINYLEWALLIGQSVSIKSDYIEAVKSRNSAIAELNFYLNK; this is encoded by the coding sequence ATGCTGAATAAAATCATTGAGTTCTCTATCAAGAACAAACTCATTATAGGGCTGTTTATGCTTGCCCTTATCGGTTACGGCGTTTATGAAGTACAACGTCTGCCCATTGATGCTGTGCCTGACATTACCAATAATCAGGTGCAGGTCATTACCACCGCTCCGGCACTCGGTGCCCCCGATGTGGAACGTTTGATTACGTTCCCTATTGAACAGGTTAACAATAATATCCCCGGTCTGCTTGAACTCCGCAGCTTTTCCCGTTTTGGACTGTCGGTGGTTACGATAGTATTTGATGACAACACGGATATTTACTGGGCAAGGCAACAGGTTGCGGAAAGATTGCAACAAGCGCAGGAACAGATACCGAAAGAATTTGGGACACCTGTACTTGCTCCTGTAACAACAGGATTAGGCGAAATCTACCAATATACCGTCCGTCCCAAAAAAGGCTATGAAAACAAATACAACGCTATGGAGCTGCGCACCATTCAGGACTGGATAGTCCGCAGGCAACTATTGGGTGTGAAAGGCGTAGCCGAAGTGAGCAGCTTTGGCGGCTTGCTCAAACAATATGAGATAGCCGTAACGCCGGAAAAGCTGATGGCTTACAACATTACCATTGGCGATGTATTCAGCGCACTCGAAAAGAACAACCAAAATACAGGTGGTGCATACATAGAAAAAGGCCCCACCATTTTGTTTATCCGCAGCGAGGGTTTGGTAGGCAATATGGATGACATTCAGAACATCGTTGTCAAAAACCTGCCCGATGGCACTCCGCTTTTAATCCGTGACATTGCGGAAGTCCACTTTGGGAACGCACCGCGCTACGGAGCAATGACCTACAACGGTCAGCAGCAGGTTTCGGGGGCGGTAGTGATGATGCTGAAAGGCGCAAACAGTAATGAAGTCATTAAAAACATCAAACAGCGGATTGCGCAGATAGAAAAAACGCTGCCCGAAGGAGTTACGATAGACCCGTTCCTTGACCGTACCAAAATGGTGAACAATGCTATCAGTACCGTTACCAGAAACCTGATGGAAGGTGCGCTGATTGTGATTTTTGTACTGGTGTTATTCCTCGGCAATCTCCGTGCGGGACTGCTCGTAGCCTCGGTTATCCCACTGTCTATGCTGTTTGCCATTATCTTGATGAACACCTTTGGCGTGAGTGGCAACCTGATGAGTTTGGGTGCTTTGGACTTTGGTTTGATTGTGGACGGTGCGGTAATTATCGTGGAAGCGGTCATGCACAAACTGTCGCACAGCAAGCGGTTCAGGAATGTAAACAATCTTTCCCAGCCAGAAATGGACAAGGAAGTACAAACTTCCGCTTCGGGAATGATGAACAGTGCGGTCTTCGGACAAATCATTATTCTAATCGTTTACCTGCCCATTTTTACGCTGGAGGGCATTGAGGGCAAAATGTTCAAGCCAATGGCGCAGACCGTAGCCTTTGCCTTGCTCGGTGCATTCATCCTTTCGCTCACTTATATACCGATGATGAGTACCTTGTTTTTGAGTAAGAAAATTACGCACAAACAAACGTTTTCGGACAGAATGATGGGTCGTTTGGAGCGTTTTTTCCAAAAATACCTGACCAAACTTTTGCGTTATCAAAAAGCTGTTCTTGCAACCGTGTTGGGCTTGTTTGTGGCAGCAGCTTTTGTGCTAACTACATTGGGCGGCGAGTTTATCCCATCGTTGCCCGAAGGCGATTTTGCGGTAGATACAAGAGTTTTGCCGGGCAGCAACCTAAACACGTCCATTGACGCAGTTTCCAAAGCCTCCAAAATCATCCTCGAAAAATTTCCCGAAGTGGAAAAAGTAGTAGGTAAAACCGGGAGCAGCGAAGTACCTACTGACCCGATGGCGGTAGATGCCTCGGATATGATGATTATCCTGAAACCTCGCAGTGAATGGACTTCCGCACAAACCTATCCCGAACTGGAAGCAAAGATTTCAAAGGAACTGGAAGCGGTTCCGGGTGTTTCATTTGGCTTCCAATATCCTGTGGCGATGCGTTTCAACGAACTGATTTCGGGGGCAAGACAGGATGTTGTTTGTAAAATTTTCGGTGAAAATTTAGATACATTGGCAAGCTATGCCAACAAGTTGGGAAAAATCTGTAACACGGTAAAAGGTAGCGAAGCCTTGTATGTGGAAGCTGTAACCGGTATGCCACAGATTGTGGTCAAATACAACCGCGCCGCCATTGCCCAATATGGTATGAACATCAGCGACATCAACCGTGTGGTCAATGCCGCATTTGCGGGCGAAAGCAGCGGTATGGTGTATGAGGGCGAAAAGCGGTTTGACCTCGTGGTGCGGCTTACGGGAGACAAAAGGAAGAAGCTGGAAGATGTACAGCACCTTTTGGTAGCAACGCCGCAGGGTACGCAAATTCCTTTAAGTACCGTGGCAAGCGTGGACATAGAAGAAGGGTTGAACCAGATACAGCGTGAAAATTCGCAACGGCGGATTATTGCGGGCTTCAACGTCCGTGGCAGGGACATCCAAAGCACTGTTCATGAATTGCAGCAGAAAGTGCAGCAGCAGATAAAACTGCCACCGGGTTATTACATCACTTACGGTGGTGCTTTTGAAAATCTGGAAGCTGCCAAACAGCGTTTGTATGTGGCGGTTCCGGTTTCGCTGGTACTGATTTTCCTACTCTTGTTCTTTGCATTTCGTTCTGTTAAGCAAGGCTTGCTCATCTACACCTCCATACCACTTTCCGCCATTGGTGGCATTTTTGCCTTGGCGATAAGAGGTATTTCGTTCAGCGTGAGTGCGGGTATCGGTTTTATCGCCCTGTTCGGTGTAGCCGTGCTGAACGGCATCGTACTGTTGGGCGAATTTAACCGCCTGAAGAAAGAGGGGTATACCGATTTGAAACGCATTGTCATTATGGGAACCAAAACCCGTTTGCGCCCTGTGCTGATGACGGCTTTTGTGGCTTCTTTGGGATTTTTACCGATGGCACTAAGCCACGGAGAAGGTGCAGAAGTGCAAAGACCATTGGCAACGGTGGTGATTGGAGGCTTACTGATTGCCACATTCCTGACGCTTTTTGTACTGCCTATCTTGTATATGATGTTCAATAAAGGTGTTTCCATTTCTAAAAAAGCAACAGGGGTTGTTTCCGTTCTGTTGTTGTTAATGGCAACAAATGCAAATGCCCAAATCCCGATAACATTACAGCAGGCAATTGACACCGCTTTGACGAATAACCGTTCTGTAAAAAACGAACGGCTGAAAACCGAATACCGTCAGAAACTTATTCAGTCGGGAACAAGCATCCCGGCAACGCAGGTTTTCGGTGAGTATGGACAAATCAACAGTTTTTACAAAGACACAAGGCTGGGCATTTCGCAGACCATCAATTTCCCGACCGTTTATAAACGGCAAAAGGAACTGCTGAACGAGGAATGGAAAAGCAGCGTGCTGAACGTGGGCGTACAGGAAGCGCAGCTTAAAAAGCAGGTAGCACAGGTGTTTTACACGCTCGTGTACCTGCAACAGAAAAAAGCGTTGCTGCAAAAGAACGATACTCTTTTTGCAGAATTTCTCGACAAAGCCACACTTCGTTTCAACAAGGGCGAGAGCAACGTACTCGAAAAGACCACTGCCGAAAACCAGCGTGGACAAATCAGGTTGCAGCTTTCGCAATTGGAAAAAGATATAGAAATCTTGCAGTTGCAGTTCCAATTACTGTTGAATACCGAAACGGTTTTTGTCCCGTCCGAAAATGCAATATTGGAAAACAATATTGCAGGTATAGATACTGCGACACTGGCTGCACATCCCGCTATGCAGTTTTTGAAACAGCAACAGCAAATTGCGCAAGCTGCCACAAAAATGGAACGCTCCAAATTGTCGCCTGACCTGACTTTGGGCTACAACATTACCGGGATGAAAGGAATGGGTGCGGACGATAAGGTGTACAACAGCACACCCCGTTTTCAGGCGGTGCAGGTGGGTTTGGGCATCCCGATTTTTACGGGTGGTCAGAAAGCAAAAATCAATGCAGCAAAAATTAACGAGGAAGTAGCTGCAAAAGATTACGAACTCAACCTGAAAAGTTTTGAAGCCGCCTTTGCCTCGGCGTTGAAGCAGTACCAGAAATATCAGGAAGCGGTCGCTTATTTTGAGAACACCGCATTGAAAAATTCCGAAACCATTACCACTACCGCCAACAAGCAGTTTCTGAACGGCGACATCAATTATCTGGAATGGGCGTTGCTTATAGGTCAGTCGGTCAGCATCAAAAGTGATTACATAGAAGCGGTAAAAAGCAGGAACAGCGCTATTGCCGAACTTAATTTTTATCTCAATAAATAA
- a CDS encoding thioredoxin family protein: MKKIIFSTVLLFSLAMAHGQTVFQQAQNEAKQTHKLILLSFSGSDWCVPCIRMHKSFFENPEFKKTADSLLVLVNADFPRNRKNQLDGNIKKQNEALADKYNPQGAFPYTLLLDENGTPLKTWSGMPDEAVEDWIKEIVTVYDKKYRNE, from the coding sequence ATGAAAAAGATAATTTTTTCCACTGTCCTGCTTTTTTCGCTGGCAATGGCACACGGGCAAACCGTTTTTCAGCAGGCGCAAAACGAAGCGAAACAAACCCACAAGCTCATCCTGTTGAGCTTTTCGGGTTCCGACTGGTGCGTACCCTGTATTAGAATGCACAAGTCTTTTTTTGAAAACCCGGAGTTTAAAAAGACCGCTGACAGCCTATTGGTACTGGTAAATGCCGATTTTCCCCGAAACAGGAAAAACCAGTTGGACGGCAACATCAAAAAACAAAACGAGGCACTGGCAGACAAATACAATCCGCAGGGGGCATTCCCTTACACCCTGTTGCTGGATGAAAACGGAACGCCGCTCAAAACATGGAGCGGTATGCCTGATGAAGCCGTTGAGGACTGGATAAAGGAAATCGTTACCGTTTACGACAAAAAATACCGGAATGAATAG
- a CDS encoding FAD:protein FMN transferase: MNRLQEFRRGEKLMGNAFEVTVVGEDKLWAEERIDAAIGEIRRIEQLLTTFSEDSETNRVNANAGVQPVQVSRETFGLIERSLRISAITDGAFDITYGSVDKRLWNFDRNMTSLPDAETAKEMVRLINYRNVLLDGNECTVFLKEVGMRIGFGGIGKGYAAEMAKRLLLQQGVANGVVNASGDICTWGNQADGKPWTIGIADPDHAGRPFSYLNISNMAIATSGNYEKYVIIGDKKYSHTINPKTGLPVTGIKSVTIICPNAEIADAMATPVTIMGVRAGLDMVNQIDNLACIIIDDNNKVYSSQNIHLK, encoded by the coding sequence ATGAATAGATTACAGGAATTTCGTAGAGGAGAAAAGCTGATGGGCAATGCTTTTGAAGTTACCGTTGTAGGTGAAGATAAATTGTGGGCAGAAGAAAGGATAGATGCTGCTATCGGCGAAATCAGGCGGATAGAACAACTGCTCACAACTTTCAGTGAAGACAGCGAAACCAACCGTGTCAATGCCAATGCGGGTGTACAACCCGTACAGGTAAGCCGGGAAACGTTCGGGCTGATTGAGCGTAGCCTGCGCATCAGTGCCATTACAGACGGTGCTTTTGATATTACCTACGGCTCGGTGGACAAACGCCTCTGGAATTTTGACCGGAACATGACCAGCCTGCCGGATGCAGAAACAGCTAAAGAAATGGTTCGGCTTATCAATTACCGCAACGTGCTGCTGGACGGCAACGAATGTACCGTGTTTTTAAAGGAAGTTGGTATGCGTATCGGCTTTGGTGGTATCGGCAAAGGCTACGCCGCTGAAATGGCTAAACGATTGTTGCTGCAACAAGGGGTAGCAAACGGTGTAGTGAACGCTTCCGGTGACATCTGCACTTGGGGAAATCAGGCAGACGGGAAACCGTGGACGATTGGAATTGCCGACCCCGACCACGCAGGGCGACCATTTTCCTACCTTAACATCAGTAACATGGCAATTGCCACATCAGGCAATTACGAGAAATATGTCATTATCGGGGACAAAAAATATTCGCATACCATCAACCCCAAGACCGGGCTTCCGGTGACAGGTATCAAAAGCGTAACGATAATATGCCCCAATGCGGAAATAGCCGATGCAATGGCAACCCCCGTTACGATTATGGGTGTCAGGGCCGGGCTGGATATGGTCAACCAGATAGACAACTTAGCCTGCATTATCATAGACGACAACAACAAAGTTTACTCATCCCAAAACATACATTTAAAATGA
- a CDS encoding heme-binding domain-containing protein translates to MKKVLFVLVAIFALMQLYHPAKNISGGVSANAIERHYNVPQNVGTLLRTSCYDCHSNNTKYPWYNNIQPVALWLNSHINDGKRHLNFDEFDTYPAEKKIKKLQEIAKTVEKDEMPLSSYTLIHGDARLSTENKKVLIDWATALSKAQ, encoded by the coding sequence ATGAAGAAAGTCCTGTTTGTGCTTGTCGCCATTTTTGCGCTTATGCAACTGTACCACCCGGCAAAGAACATTTCCGGTGGAGTGTCAGCCAATGCGATTGAACGCCATTACAATGTACCGCAGAATGTCGGTACGTTGTTAAGAACCAGTTGCTACGACTGCCATTCCAATAATACCAAATATCCGTGGTACAATAACATTCAGCCGGTAGCTCTTTGGCTTAACAGCCACATCAATGATGGAAAAAGGCATTTGAATTTTGATGAGTTCGACACTTATCCTGCGGAAAAGAAAATCAAAAAATTACAGGAGATAGCAAAGACCGTTGAAAAAGACGAGATGCCTTTGTCTTCCTATACCTTAATCCACGGCGATGCCCGGCTTAGTACAGAAAACAAAAAGGTACTGATAGACTGGGCTACCGCCTTGTCCAAAGCACAATAA
- a CDS encoding DUF3570 domain-containing protein — MKRIYLTAAALMAMLHSYAQSSLPDTGYTARKLKVEEVNLVSSYYHQDGNNAAVTGGIGSEKLTDISNSIDVKLIRYDRKNRKHSYLLDVGIDHYTSASSDMIDLKANSSASHADTRVYPSLSWTMENEAKGSTIGAGVSASKEFDYLSLGGNVLFAQKTKNRMGEFTAKLQVYLDQVSLVTPIELRASPGREHDDYPTTSRNTFAGSFSYSQIINERLQVMFLADVVQQHGYLSLPFHRVYFTDGSVHQEQLPSNRFKLPIGFRGSYFIGDRFILRGYYRYYTDNWGVHAHTAELEVPVKISPFFSVSPFYRYYQQSAAKYFAGYQTHQAGEDYYTSNYDLSKFTSQFIGAGIHFTPPGGVFGIKQLNTLELRYGHYYRSTKMNANIMNANIISLNLKFK, encoded by the coding sequence ATGAAAAGAATATATCTCACCGCAGCCGCACTTATGGCAATGCTGCATTCCTACGCACAGAGCAGTCTTCCCGACACTGGCTACACTGCCCGTAAACTAAAAGTGGAGGAGGTAAACCTCGTATCCAGTTACTACCATCAGGACGGGAATAACGCCGCCGTAACCGGGGGCATCGGCTCCGAGAAACTGACGGACATTTCCAACTCGATTGACGTGAAGCTCATCCGTTATGACAGGAAAAACCGCAAGCATAGCTACCTGCTGGACGTAGGTATTGACCACTATACCTCGGCATCATCGGATATGATTGACCTGAAAGCCAACAGCTCCGCTTCCCATGCCGATACAAGGGTTTACCCCTCGCTTAGCTGGACAATGGAAAATGAAGCCAAAGGCTCAACTATCGGAGCAGGTGTATCAGCCTCCAAAGAGTTTGACTACCTTTCCCTTGGCGGCAATGTTCTGTTTGCACAGAAAACAAAAAACCGTATGGGCGAGTTTACCGCCAAGTTGCAGGTATATCTTGACCAGGTAAGTTTGGTAACTCCCATAGAGCTACGGGCATCGCCGGGCAGAGAACACGACGATTACCCGACAACATCACGAAACACGTTCGCTGGTTCATTCTCCTATTCACAGATTATCAATGAGCGGTTGCAGGTAATGTTTCTTGCCGACGTGGTACAGCAGCACGGCTATTTGAGCCTGCCTTTCCACAGGGTTTATTTTACGGACGGCAGCGTGCATCAGGAACAACTGCCAAGTAACAGGTTTAAGCTGCCAATCGGTTTTAGGGGAAGCTATTTTATAGGCGACCGTTTTATCCTGCGTGGCTATTATCGTTATTATACGGACAATTGGGGTGTCCATGCCCATACCGCCGAACTGGAAGTCCCCGTAAAAATATCGCCTTTCTTCTCCGTAAGCCCTTTTTACAGGTATTACCAACAAAGTGCCGCCAAATATTTTGCAGGCTACCAAACCCATCAGGCAGGCGAAGACTATTATACCAGCAATTATGACCTGTCAAAGTTTACCAGTCAATTCATAGGTGCAGGTATTCATTTCACACCGCCGGGCGGCGTATTTGGCATCAAGCAACTGAACACGCTTGAACTGCGCTACGGGCATTATTACAGGTCAACAAAAATGAACGCTAATATTATGAACGCTAATATTATTTCACTGAATTTAAAATTCAAATAA
- a CDS encoding DUF4266 domain-containing protein → MKKFHNLKLSLCGISLSALALCSSCTTVKEYQKNRLNDAEMVLGNRKIEKTELNFQSYREGASGANAGKSGGGCGCN, encoded by the coding sequence ATGAAAAAGTTCCATAATCTCAAACTGTCCCTGTGCGGCATAAGCCTGTCGGCACTTGCGCTGTGTTCTTCCTGCACTACGGTAAAGGAATACCAGAAAAACAGGCTCAACGATGCCGAAATGGTGTTGGGCAACCGCAAAATCGAAAAAACAGAACTCAATTTCCAGTCCTACCGGGAAGGAGCTTCCGGTGCAAATGCAGGAAAAAGCGGCGGTGGCTGCGGCTGTAACTAA
- a CDS encoding efflux RND transporter periplasmic adaptor subunit, translated as MKKLIVLISALVLLASCGGKKNNEQQEQQPVNKVENVVALTDAQYKNAGIETGNIENKTISSVLKLNGKIDVPPQNMVSVSVPLGGYLKSTKLLPGLHVSKGEVLAIMEDPQYIQLQQDYLTAKAQLSFNESEYKRQKDLNESKAASDKVYEQAKATYQTQYVLIKSLEQKLRLVGLPPANVTAGNISKSINIYSPISGFVSAVNVNIGKYVNPSDVLFELVNPNDIHLALTVFDKDLNKLAVGQHLLAYTNTHPEKKYPCEVILISKNLSGDNAAQVHCHFEEYDKSLLPGMFMNADMEISGANTAVLPDDAIVRFENKNYAFVQKGNKQFEMTEVQIGNSENGFTEIINGAKYAGQTFVTKGAYNLLMVLKNTADD; from the coding sequence ATGAAAAAATTAATTGTCCTTATAAGTGCATTGGTGCTGCTTGCCTCTTGCGGCGGCAAGAAAAACAATGAACAGCAGGAGCAGCAGCCTGTCAACAAAGTGGAAAATGTAGTTGCCCTTACCGATGCCCAATATAAAAACGCAGGTATAGAAACAGGCAACATCGAAAACAAAACTATTTCATCGGTACTGAAACTAAACGGAAAGATAGACGTGCCGCCACAAAACATGGTGTCTGTCAGCGTTCCTTTGGGCGGCTATTTAAAGTCCACGAAATTACTGCCCGGCTTACACGTAAGCAAGGGCGAAGTACTGGCCATAATGGAAGACCCGCAGTATATACAGTTGCAGCAGGACTACCTTACTGCAAAGGCGCAGCTTTCGTTCAACGAAAGTGAATACAAAAGGCAAAAAGACCTGAACGAAAGTAAAGCCGCCAGCGACAAAGTATATGAACAGGCAAAGGCAACCTACCAGACCCAATACGTGCTGATAAAATCGCTGGAACAGAAGCTAAGGCTGGTAGGCTTGCCCCCTGCCAATGTAACCGCAGGCAATATTTCAAAAAGTATCAACATCTATTCTCCCATCTCCGGTTTTGTATCGGCGGTAAACGTCAACATCGGCAAATATGTCAATCCGAGCGATGTGCTGTTTGAGTTGGTCAATCCGAACGACATTCATCTGGCATTAACGGTTTTTGACAAAGACCTGAACAAGCTGGCAGTAGGACAGCATTTATTGGCTTATACCAATACGCATCCCGAAAAGAAATACCCCTGCGAGGTTATTTTAATCAGCAAGAACCTTTCCGGCGACAATGCCGCACAAGTCCATTGTCATTTTGAGGAGTACGACAAAAGTTTACTGCCCGGAATGTTTATGAACGCCGATATGGAAATTTCGGGAGCTAATACCGCTGTGCTGCCTGATGATGCCATTGTCCGTTTTGAAAACAAGAACTATGCTTTCGTGCAGAAAGGAAATAAGCAGTTTGAAATGACCGAAGTGCAAATTGGAAATTCCGAAAACGGTTTTACGGAAATCATTAATGGGGCAAAATATGCAGGGCAGACATTTGTTACCAAAGGAGCCTATAATCTTTTAATGGTTTTGAAAAATACGGCAGATGATTAG
- a CDS encoding phosphatase PAP2 family protein, which translates to MKLVLLFITAILSLDLKAQTENMDTLSLNDNAYKFSAKKLIVPSVLVSYGVLSLTVDGLKSLNKSTRYESSEHITPGAKIDNYMQYVPAIAVYGLNLAGVKGKHNFKDRTIIYATSQLISAAIILPTKHLVHEQRPDGSNNLSFPSGHTATAFSSAQFMFREYKDSNFWLSISGYPVAAMTGIYRVFNDKHWVGDVVAGAGIGILSTEIAYWLFPVTSKWFASKKDKGAFSLVPFYQSKNIGLTIIKTF; encoded by the coding sequence ATGAAACTTGTATTGCTTTTTATAACCGCCATACTTTCATTGGATTTAAAAGCCCAAACTGAAAATATGGATACGTTGAGCCTTAATGACAATGCATATAAATTTTCGGCAAAAAAGCTGATAGTTCCCTCCGTGCTGGTTTCCTATGGTGTGTTGAGTTTGACAGTGGACGGTCTGAAATCGCTCAACAAGTCCACTCGCTATGAAAGCAGCGAACATATTACGCCCGGAGCTAAAATTGACAATTATATGCAGTATGTGCCAGCCATAGCGGTCTATGGACTTAACCTTGCCGGAGTAAAAGGAAAGCATAATTTTAAGGACAGAACCATTATCTATGCCACGTCCCAACTGATTTCCGCAGCTATTATATTGCCGACAAAGCATTTGGTACACGAGCAGCGTCCCGATGGTTCCAATAACCTGTCTTTCCCGTCAGGCCATACGGCTACGGCATTTTCATCTGCACAGTTTATGTTCCGGGAGTACAAGGATAGTAATTTCTGGTTAAGTATTTCGGGGTATCCCGTTGCCGCAATGACTGGCATTTACAGGGTTTTCAACGACAAGCATTGGGTAGGCGACGTCGTTGCCGGAGCTGGGATAGGCATCCTGTCCACTGAAATTGCCTACTGGCTGTTTCCCGTTACCTCAAAATGGTTTGCTTCAAAAAAAGATAAAGGAGCATTTTCCTTAGTTCCTTTTTACCAGTCCAAAAATATAGGTCTAACAATTATTAAAACATTTTAA